The following proteins come from a genomic window of Pseudomonas sp. MAG733B:
- a CDS encoding HNH endonuclease produces the protein MKSEFKMTDVEHFSRANQSVYERVKVDYDFKKTLQSKYPGVVEHVQPRVDGSFRGSSPPGMTWHHGDKPGSLQLVDRLDHQTYHKVYHPDGKGGRNKWGGGTACR, from the coding sequence ATGAAGTCAGAGTTCAAAATGACAGATGTTGAGCACTTCAGTCGTGCGAATCAATCAGTATATGAGCGCGTTAAAGTCGACTACGATTTTAAAAAGACGTTGCAGTCTAAGTATCCCGGTGTTGTAGAACATGTTCAGCCTCGGGTAGACGGCTCGTTCCGCGGCAGTTCTCCTCCGGGTATGACTTGGCATCACGGAGACAAGCCTGGATCGCTTCAGTTGGTTGATAGACTAGATCATCAAACATATCACAAGGTGTACCATCCAGATGGCAAGGGTGGGCGAAATAAATGGGGCGGTGGTACAGCCTGTCGATAA